CTTACTGAGAGCCTCACAGTCCAGAGAAAGTCTCCATTTGGGGAAACCTCATTGCTCTGGAAAAAGTACCCCGCAAACCACAAAGATGATTGCAGGAGgagttagcaaaaaaaaaaagtgctgttcCAGTTCTCAGCTTTACGGTATCGTtgaaactttttttccctcttttttcatCAGAAGTGACCCCACAAATTTAAGATGGCGAAACCTCTGAGACCAAATCCTTGTCCCAGCTCTACCCTGTTCCCAACCTGGGCTCACAGAATGGATCCTGTGGCCCTTAGGTTGAGGCGAACACATTTGCTCTCCTGCctccttgaaagaaaggaaagtatGTTTTGCCACTGATTTAGCCATAGGAAACTCTTCTCACCACCCTTTTCTGGGTCTGAAGCTGCTGTCTAAAAGTGCCATCTCATTATGCTTTGTATTGGTTACTGCTGGAGAAAGCATGAAGAGGTCATGTACaaacctgtttttaaattttatgttattgtgGTACATTGCTTCTTTGGGGTTGGGGCACACCAGTGACCCCTCTGGTTGTGAGAGTGCTCTACAGTCTGTGGGCTGGAAGTGCACTgatcttttaaagtttctttccCTACCCAATCCCCCTTTTTGGATGAGGTTCTAGTGAGGTCTGCTAGGTGAGTATGCTGCAGCTTAATTGACTTAAAACGTTCTCTTCTTTGGTGTGGTCTCTGTAGGGATCAATtgggagggaaaaaacaaaacaaaacaaaacaatagtgTAGCTGTTCTGATACTGAAAATTGATAACATTGTTCTGAAATAAAGAACGAGctcctccctgatggctcagatggtaaagaacctgcctgcaatgcaggagacatgggttcgatcccttggttgggaagatctcctggagaagggaatggcaacccactccagtgttcttggctgagaaatcccatggacagaggagcgtggtgggctacagtttgtggggtcacaaagagtcggacagactgagcgactctGCACACACATTTCCCCTCCAAAAAAGAAGATCCTGACAGTGTGTAGGAAGAAGAAGCCCTAAACCAAGATCAGTGGATGGAAACTGTCCTTTGGCAGCAGATGAGCCTGGATTCAAACGCTGGCTCCAGTGTGAACCTGCGATTTTGGGTACTTTCCGTGACTTCTCTGGGGCCTATTTTCTAGTGTGTAAAAAGAGACTATCATGTGTGTTAGtcagactgtggcccgccaggcttctctgtccgtggaattctccaggcgagaatactgcagtggactgccattcccatctccggAGTaacttcccaacctaaggatcgaacactagtctgcattgcaggcagagtctttaccgtttgagctacagagaggtcagaaaggaaaaagagagagagagagagactggtgAGAGTTTAaaatggagtccatggggtcgagaagagtccggcacgactgagcgagttcactttcactttcgtgcattggagaaggaaatggcaacccactccagtattcttgtctggagaatcccagggacgggggagcctggtgggctgccatctatggggtcgcacagagtcggacacgactgaagcgacttagcagcagcagcagcatatttagaGCAGCTCCCGATCTCAGGGAGGGGGGCCCTAGAGAGCTCCTCGCAGATACAAGGGGAGGAGAAAAGTTCTTGAGCCCTCGACTGTTGGTGGGTCTTCAGGCCATTCCCTGGTCTAATCTACCCAGCTCTGACCTCAAGCCTGGAATCAGCTTCACGCGCCTCGGTGCTTCTGATAAGAGACCGCCTTGCTCCTCTGTTGGGAGGACTTCCGGGACAGGCTCCTGGGAGGGGCCGCCAGCTTGGGGAGGGGCCTGAGCGGGGCTGAGTCCCTCCGGGCTTTGAGGCTGAGCCTCTTTCAGCTCCAGGCCGGGGACGGCCCACCTCAGCGACCTCGGGGTCCTGGAGGAGATGAGGGGCGGCAAGCTGCACCGGCGAAGCTCACCCCAggccctgggcctgggcctggcgCCCCTGCTGGTCCTGCTCTGGGCCGGGCTGGGTGGCAGGGCGGATGGGAGGCCTTGAGGCTTCCAAGGCTGCAAGCAGCAGCTGAACGTGTCGGTGCTGGGGGCGCTGCCCGGGGAGGGCTGGGACAACCTGCGCAACATGGAGCTGGGGCTGGTGCTTGGGCGCGCCTACTCGCAGTGCCTGACCACCGAGGACGGCGAGTATCTCATCCCCGACGGCATGCTGGCAGTGCCGCGGCGCGAGACTCTGGTGCAGACCCGCGCCGACCTGATGGACAGCTAAGTAAACTACACAGACACCTGGGCGGCCTCGGTCAACGTGGagttctccttcctctccttcctcaatGGCAAGTTCTCCGTGGAGTGCCAGAACGTCCGGAGGCACAGCCTGCAGTACCAGACGATCACCACCCGCGTGCAGCCGAGGCACAGCATCTACTCCGTGAGGGTCCGGGGGACCCCCGACTTCCACCCCGACTTCCGGCAGCGCCTGCTGACCCTCAGCGACCACCTGGAGAACAACCAGACCCGCGAGGCAGAGTACCTGGCGGAGATGCTTGTGTTCGCATACGGCATGCACGTCCTCAccgaggtggaggtgggggccaCCCTGGTGCAGGAGGACCAGGTGAGTCGCGAGCTTGTGGGCAACGAGGACAAGGACAGGCTCAACGTCACCTTTGCCGCCTCCGTCTTGTTCGACCGGAAGGTCGGGGTGGGTGATGCGGTTTCCTGGGACAAGGAGAGCCAGCTGGTGCAGGCATACCAGCGGGGCACAGTGGCCTCCAATACACAGCCGCGGGGGGCTGCCCTTCTCCGAGGGCCTCACTCTGCAGAAGTGGCAGGAAGACGTCGCCAACCGGCTGGTGGCCATCGGCCGCTCGGGCCTGCCGCTGCCCGCGCTGCTACAGCCCGAGGCACTGCCCGAGCTCCCGGCGCCCGCCATGCACCGCGTGGAGGCGGCAGTGAGCCGCGCCATCAGCCGCTACTATGAGATCAACATGCACCCTGGGTGCCTGAAGCGTGGGGCCCCCAACTTCGACCCGCTGGCCAACGTGGACGATGGCTAGTGCGCCAACGGCCAGCACTCCAACTTCAGCTTCAGGGGCGTCTTCCAGGAGTGCGAGGCGATCACTGGCCCCGAGGGTGGCCGCCTGTGCAAGCCCTACACCATCCTGAACCCGCTCACCTGCCGGACCTCCTGCCCGGCCAACTACATGGCCAGCTTGCTGAGCAGCGAGGTCAAGGTGTGGAGCGAGAGGAGCTACCAGTGCTGGCCGCAGTGCCAGAGCTGCTGGCTGATCTTCACTTGCTGCCACAGGATGTGCGGCAACTTGGAGATCCAGCGCGTTGTGCGCGTCAATGCGTCCTGGTGCGCGCCCTCCGGGGCCGCCCCAACAGCCGCTGCTGGCCTCCTCTTCGGAGGCCTCTACAGCCCCGGCCGCCCCAACCCTCGCACTGGAGCCCAGGCCTGCCCCTTGTCCTTCTTCCCGCTGGCCCTCCTGGGTGACCTCAAGGTGTGCGTCAGCAGTGACTGGGAGCTGGGTGCGGCCCAAGCAGTCCCCTTCGGGGGTTTCTTCAGTTGCCAGGTGGGCAACCCCTTGGCGGCCCAGGCAAGGGGCCAGGGCTCCGAATTCCTGAAGGAAGTCTTCAACCTGAACGTCACCACGGACCACCCCATGACCTGCCCCCGCGGGCTACAGCCAACACCCGGCTTACCTCAGCAGCGGCTGCCAGATACTCTACTGCCTCCGGGCCGGGTTCCTCTTGAATACTCAGCAGCTCATGGTCCGGCTGCCGCCCTTTGCGGCCCGCCCCGGCCTGCTGGGCAACAGCAGCAGCCGCGGGGCCTCGGTCCTGGTGGATGCCAGCAGGCAGCGGGCCTGGGTGAAGCTGCAGGGCTCCAGCCGCTGGCGGCAGGCCAATATCCATGACCCAGCCGTGGCAGCCCAGCTCCGGGATCAGGGGGGATCCCGGCCCAGTGCTGGGGCCGTCGTGGGCGCCTGCCTGGGGGCCGTCCTGGGCGTGGTGGCTCCGGCTCTGGGGGTAACCTGGGGCTTCAGGCGCTACCAGAAGCGGGGTTACAGGAGGCTGCCGGAGGGAATCCTGGCCGAGGAGCAGACAGTCTATGGGACCGCAGAGACTGCTGAGAGCCCAGCTCCACCTGACTGCTCAGAGAATGCCAGCAATTCTGTCTAGACTTGGACCAAACGGCAGCATCCTTCGTCCCTGGTCAGAGCTTCAGTCCACTCTGTTTCTCCCACTGCCTGGGTAACCAGATGTACGATACCTACTCGTAGAATGGGTCCCCTTTCTCAAGGTACAGGGACTAAACTGTACTTTAAGTCGTGCCCCAAATCACCTAATACAAGCTCAATTCCTGGAACAATGTTTTTCCCTAAAGCCCTCTTGTTGAGAgcaacgccccccccccccccaattctTCTTGCCATATTCTTATGTTGGGCACTTTCTTTGTTGCAAAGAGCCAATAAATCCAACTTTGTTCAAATACAGGTGTGTTCCTGGTGTTCTTTGgcgggggatgggatggggtaggaggggaAGCAACGGAGAAGGTAGAATCAGTAATGACCCCAGGATATATGATGTAGCCttgtgttagttttttttttttttaattgttataaaattcattttgtcCATTCGTTTTCCCAGAATCATTGCCttgaaccccaaaagttccctctTGGACTCGTTTGAAGTCAGGTCTGTTTGTTTTCCAAATAGGACCTGACCTACTTGTGGATGATGGAATgaattaggttgttttttttaatcacattttttaagcaattttttaaatgacagaaaacaCAGTATATTGCATGAAACAGCTATAATGATTATTTTGTGTAATAAGTTAATCACATAAAATTGCCCAAATCCAACCATTTTGACTCACCCTAAAATGGcaggtatatatacacacacacatatatacgatcacaatgtaaaatatgatacaaGCTATGATCACACTCAAAAGACTTGAAACCCATGGGAGAACTCTTCCATTTCATCCTCCATTCTGTGAAACTCAGCTTTGGAGAACTAAGAGTCCTCACCCATGGTGGAAAAGGTCTCCCTTTGCATATTCTATTTATCTCCAGTACACCAGAGTAAACATCATTCTTTAATCCAAGACAAGTCTCTTGGGGCCAGTGTTCCATTTGTAATGTTCTTGCAACAAAAGCCTCATCACGATTTAAGCCCAGAGTGTGGGTGGGTCGGTAGTTGTCACAAGGACAAACTCAGAGTGTCCCATTAAACCCTAGGACCTGCAGGACCAAGTCCAGATGATTCCCTCATGTGGGAATTTTAGAGCCAAATCTGAAGGCACTTGCAGAGACCCTAGGTAGCAGCAAGTGTTGCCCCCCTAGGGTGGACAAGACCTGTATTTCCATGGCCTGAGTGACCTAGGTGAGTCATTTTACTTCTTGCTGTTTCACCAACTCTAGCTACATAGTGGACTATATTCCAGGGTCCTGATGGGGTGGTATTGGTGCAAAGTCTGAGTCCCGAGAGGGCAGACAATAGAAATCCAAGTGATTCTGGGATGTTTGAGCTATTTCTCCTGGTCCGATATGTGCACATTGGAGTAGGCTGTCAGCTAAGAACTGACTGACCAGTGGCTCTCCTGAGCTTTCTCCAGATTTATGGTTATTACCATTTATAGAGGCTTTCTTTACGTGAAAGTTACCTTTATGATAGCTTCTCACTTCATCTTCACAAACCTTAAGGAGGTAAGTAGTTCTCATGATatgagtgaggaaactgaggttcagatgtTGACCTGCCCAAAGTTACATGACTCAAATATTAAGAACAGTAATTGTGGGACATTGCTGGCTGCCTagaggttaagactctatgccacgaatgcaggaggcatggggtcaatcccttgtcaggaaactaagatcccacatgccttgtggcatggtctgaaaattaaagaaaagaagaagaaaaaaaatggcttGTGCCTTCTGAGTATTTAGAATTTGCCCTTTGGaaagattatttcatttaattatttgctGAGGACCACAATAAATCTACGGGCTCGGTCTGGGGCAGATATGCATCTCTGGAAATTCCCTGTACCTCAGTTTGGTCTTCTGTTAAACGTAGATAGCATGTTAAATTCTCAGGTTACTTGAGAAGATTAAATTAGCTAATGGATGCAAAGTCCCTTGAAATAGCTTGCTGTTAtttttcagtagctcagttgtgtctgactctttgcaaccccatggactctagcactccaggcatccctgtccatcaccaactcctgaagcttactcaaactcatgtccattgagtcggtgatgccatccaaccatctcatcctctgtcgtccccttctcctccctttcccagcatcagggtcttttccagtgagttggttcttcacatcaggtggccaacattaAATAGCCTGGCCTTTCTCAATCTGGAACTGTTAACACCAGCATTATGGGGTCTGACTTGCCACTGCTTTAAGAGTGGCATTCCAGAATCAAATCAGACAaactgggtttgagtcccagcatAGCTGCTTCCTACCGTGACTATGAGAAAATGGTCTCGCCTCTCTGAGAACTAATCTCAGCTGGGGATGACCGTAGACTGATGTCATACGTTGTtacgaggattaaatgagaaatgcGTGGACGTCCCCTGGTATGGGGCCTCTCATCTGGCAGCTCCCAGTGAGCTGCCTCATCATGAGGCCTCAGGACACAAAGGTGTATGTGTGGGGCTCAGTTGCGTGGGTAAGGCACCTACAAAACACAGATCACCTGCAGTAACAATGTCATAGAGCTTCAAACAAAGCATTATGGGAAAGCGAGTTAGGGTCACAAATTCtagcggggggaggggggacccTCATAGGAATTCTGGCATGGGACTGGACTCTTGGGTCAGCTTGGCATATTTTCAGGTTAGTTCTGTTCTACTGGCCTCGGAGGATCCTTTCAACAGAAACTGAATGCCCATTTCTGACGGTCTCAATTCATTTCCTGCAACCGTCCTCCAGGCTTCAAAAACAGCTCTCTCCAAGCGGGGacggggggatggggtggggtgtaATAAAAGGATTTGGTGTGGAATAAATAGGAAGGGGGCAAGATGGACTGCCCTTTAAGACTGACTACGTGATAACCATCCAAATCTGGACCCTTGTGGAGACCAAAAAGAAGCACGATAAATAAtacacgaaagtgaaagtgaagtcactcagtctggtccagctctttgtgaccccatggactgtagcccatcagcctcctctgtccatggaattctccaggccagaatactggagtgggtggccattcccttctccaggggatcttcctgacccagggattgaacctgagtctcctgcattgcaggcagatgctttaccacctgagccaccagggaagcccagataattaCCTAGGGCCTGTTAATTGAAAGACGCGTcactctgtatttttaaaaattatttgttgattttgtttttggctgcactgggtcttcgctggGCTTGGACTTTCCCTAGTTAccgtgagtggggctactctagCCGTGGTGCAAGGGTGTCTCCCTGAAATGACGTTCGTGGAGGCGGACTCCAGGCCCTCCGGCTTCAGTCATGGTGCACAGGCCCAGCTGCCCCACGGCCTGTGGCA
This sequence is a window from Bubalus kerabau isolate K-KA32 ecotype Philippines breed swamp buffalo chromosome 15, PCC_UOA_SB_1v2, whole genome shotgun sequence. Protein-coding genes within it:
- the LOC129627960 gene encoding macrophage-expressed gene 1 protein-like, encoding MELGLVLGRAYSQCLTTEDGEYLIPDGMLAVPRRETLFSVECQNVRRHSLQYQTITTRVQPRHSIYSVRVRGTPDFHPDFRQRLLTLSDHLENNQTREAEYLAEMLVFAYGMHVLTEVEVGATLVQEDQVSRELVGNEDKDRLNVTFAASVLFDRKVGVGDAVSWDKESQLVQAYQRGTKWQEDVANRLVAIGRSGLPLPALLQPEALPELPAPAMHRVEAAVSRAISRYYEINMHPGCLKRGAPNFDPLANVDDGYFRGVFQECEAITGPEGGRLCKPYTILNPLTCRTSCPANYMASLLSSEVKVWSERSYQCWPQCQSCWLIFTCCHRMCGNLEIQRVVRVNASWCAPSGAAPTAAAGLLFGGLYSPGRPNPRTGAQACPLSFFPLALLGDLKVCVSSDWELGAAQAVPFGGFFSCQVGNPLAAQARGQGSEFLKEVFNLNQLMVRLPPFAARPGLLGNSSSRGASVLVDASRQRAWVKLQGSSRWRQANIHDPAVAAQLRDQGGSRPSAGAVVGACLGAVLGVVAPALGVTWGFRRYQKRGYRRLPEGILAEEQTVYGTAETAESPAPPDCSENASNSV